The sequence below is a genomic window from Ipomoea triloba cultivar NCNSP0323 chromosome 2, ASM357664v1.
CCCTATCTTATTCCTAGCCGCCTTCTCTCTGATCATCTTCTCCGTCGTCTATGTCGCCCCCAAATTTCTCGACATCCTCAAGTATTTCTGGCCTCTTCTGCTCTCCACCGCTCTCTTCCTGGCCACCGTCGCCGCTTTCAGCCGGATTACGCCGCCCGTTCCCGAGGAATCCGGCGAAGGAATCCTGGATTACGTGGCTGGCCAGCACGAGCATGAAGACCTGCTTCCCCCTGTGCTCCGTGCAGAGAGTGtcgaagaagaggaagagggaAACAAGGA
It includes:
- the LOC116010744 gene encoding uncharacterized protein LOC116010744, which codes for MEISEKIVKFKIPILFLAAFSLIIFSVVYVAPKFLDILKYFWPLLLSTALFLATVAAFSRITPPVPEESGEGILDYVAGQHEHEDLLPPVLRAESVEEEEEGNKE